The Ralstonia sp. RRA DNA segment TCAGGCCAGCGTTGGTCAGGTTGAAGCCGATGATCGGCTGTTGCACGGTGTTGGTGTCGATCGCGCCATTGGCGCCGATCTTGGCCAACGCCACCGTGGCGTCCACACCGGCCGTCCAGCCCTGGCTGGCTTGGAATTTCTGTAGCGCCTCGTCCGTCATGAAGAGGATGATGAGCGCGCGCGACTGGGCGCCAGCCTGGAAGCCCACCGAAGCGGAGGCGATGTTGTAGTAGCCCAGCGGACGGCCGCCGCCGGTGCGCAGCACGCCTTCGCCGTACTGCCCGCCGACCACGAAGCCAGCATTGAGCACCGACGGGAATACCAGCACACCCTTGGCGCGCCCAACAAGCTCGCGTGAGCCGTTGGCGGTGGTGTACAGGCGCGAGAGCACGGAATCGGCTTGCGAGTTGGTGGTGGCGTGCTTGTTGGTCGACGTCATCACGTCGGAGCCCTCTGCTTTCGGGCTGGTGGTGGTACAGGCTGCGATCTGGGTGCCAAGCAGCGCGACAGCAGCAAGCGTGGCAGCAGTACGACGGCTGAGGAGGTTCTTGTTCATGGCGATCGGTCTCAGTGTTGTGGAAAGGGGCCAAAAAGAGCAAACGAGCCCTGCGTAACGAGCTGACGTGGGCCCCAAGCTTGTCGGCCGAGGGTGTCAGACACCTTGCAGCAAGCGGTGTGCCCGCCATATCAGATGAACGCCTGAGCGCTCAGTTCCTGACATTAGGCGAGATTTGTGGCTGACGTAGCGCTTTTTCACACCGGCTTGTGTAAAAGCGTAAGGAAGTCGTATTGCTTGCATCTTTTGCAAACGCAACAAAAAACCGGCGCGAAGCCGGTTCCTTGTGCGATGCGACAGTGGGGTCAGATCCAGACGATCAGGGCGATTCCACCGATGATCAGACCGAACTTCACCACGTAGTAGACCTTGCGGTTCCACGCCTTGAAGCGACGGCGATACTGGCCCATCAGCCAGACATAGCGGAACAGTTTGTTGATGCCGCCGGTCTGGTCGCCTTCATCGTTGGGCGAGCTGGCGGCCGTCATGACCTTGCGGCCGAGCCACTTGTTGACGCGCTGCGCCCAGCCGAATTTCATCGGGCGTTCGATGTCGCAGAAGAGGATCAGTCGGTCCTTGTCGGAGCCGTTCTGCGCCCAGTGCAGGTAGGTCTCGTCAAAGACCACACCTTCGCCGTCACGCCAGCTGTGGCGCTCGCCATCGACCTCGATAAAGCAGCGGTCGTCATTCGGCGTGGCCAGGCCCAGGTGATAGCGCAGCGAACCGGCAAACGGATCACGGTGCGGGTTGAGCTTGCCGCCTGGCGGCAGCTCGGCAAACATCGCGGCCTTCACGCTGGGCAGTTCGCGCAGCAGCGCAACCGTCTTCGGGCAGAACTCTTCAGCCGACGGGTGGCTTGCCTCATACCACTTCAGGTAGAAGCGCTTCCAGCCATTCTTGAAGAAGGAGTTGAAGCCGGCGTCGTCGTTCTTCTCGGCGGCCTTGATCTTGCGCAGGTTGACCAGCGCCAGGCCTTCGTCACGAATCTGCGGCCAGGCGGCCTGCAATTTTTCCAGATCCGGAAAGCGCTCGACCGGCACATAGGCCGTCTGCGGCACGCCCGAGAACGCATACATGAAGCAGTTGACCGGCGCGACCACCGCGGAGTGGTCGAACATCTGGCGCCAGAACTTCAGGCGCACTTTGCCGCGAAAGTGCACGTACAGGATGGAGCCCAGGTAAAGGGCAACGAGAATCCACTTGATCAAGGCGACTTCCTTGCCGCGCAAAGGCGGTCCGCAAATGAGAGGGCGCAGGGCAGGGGATGTGCTGCGCGTAATCCCTTATTTTAACCGTGGAGCGACAATGCGGCGTTGATGCAGGCCAACAGGCGTAGCCTGGTCGATTGCGCTTTGTCACATCAAGGCGCGATTTTGCAGGCCGAAATGTGATCTTTTATCGCGTTGTGCGCTATGCGCCTTACAATCCGTTTTTTCGCCTCGGTGCATTTTGAGCTGCGGGCGGCAACCGGAGGGGACTATGGACGCGAAAAAACTTGTCGAACCGCCCAACCCAGTAGCCAGCGAGCAGCCGACCATCGGCTTACTGCAGGCGAGCACCGAATCATTGGACGCCTCCATCCGCCGCGCACAGGAAGCGCTGAGCGCCGTATCAGCCCGGCTCGCACGCCAGGGCGTGACCGTCAGTCAACCCACGGACCGTTTCGTCGAAACCGATGTCATGTCGCCGGCCGAAGCGCGTGCGCTGGCTGAACGTTGCATTGCCGGAGCTGAGTCTGATGCCGCCAGCATGGCGCGCGCCTTCTCGGCATTGCTGATGCAGGTGGATGCGTTGGAGGCCGACCACGCAGGCCGTCGCCGCGTACTGCGG contains these protein-coding regions:
- a CDS encoding YSC84-related protein, with the protein product MNKNLLSRRTAATLAAVALLGTQIAACTTTSPKAEGSDVMTSTNKHATTNSQADSVLSRLYTTANGSRELVGRAKGVLVFPSVLNAGFVVGGQYGEGVLRTGGGRPLGYYNIASASVGFQAGAQSRALIILFMTDEALQKFQASQGWTAGVDATVALAKIGANGAIDTNTVQQPIIGFNLTNAGLMAGASVEGTKITKQTN
- the lpxO gene encoding lipid A hydroxylase LpxO, coding for MIKWILVALYLGSILYVHFRGKVRLKFWRQMFDHSAVVAPVNCFMYAFSGVPQTAYVPVERFPDLEKLQAAWPQIRDEGLALVNLRKIKAAEKNDDAGFNSFFKNGWKRFYLKWYEASHPSAEEFCPKTVALLRELPSVKAAMFAELPPGGKLNPHRDPFAGSLRYHLGLATPNDDRCFIEVDGERHSWRDGEGVVFDETYLHWAQNGSDKDRLILFCDIERPMKFGWAQRVNKWLGRKVMTAASSPNDEGDQTGGINKLFRYVWLMGQYRRRFKAWNRKVYYVVKFGLIIGGIALIVWI